A single genomic interval of Schistocerca americana isolate TAMUIC-IGC-003095 chromosome 2, iqSchAmer2.1, whole genome shotgun sequence harbors:
- the LOC124593819 gene encoding vegetative cell wall protein gp1-like: MSKDLVRGGFQPRLPTSLPPPGQQQQQPSPLPRRQPVPLMPPAQLPPGAPQVVAPAPAVPLQSPPPSELMDVDPSAGPPSQAVAVQPVLQPLSLDTPKESDTAAPYPAPTQQPSTQRRETLPLFVGPDAPSRPVPEAAYVIGA; this comes from the exons ATGTCTAAAG atttggtccgcggcgggttccagccgcgccttccgacttcgctgccgcccccagggcagcagcagcagcagccgtcgccgctaccacgccgacagcccgtcccgttgatgcctcccgcgcagcttcctccgggagcgccccaggtggtcgctccagcgcctgcggtccctcttcagtcgccaccgccttcggagctgatggacgtcgacccctcagccgggccgccttcccaagcggtggctgtgcagcctgtcctgcagccgctttccttggacacccccaaggagtctgacaccgcagcgccttatccggcgcccactcagcagccgtcgacgcagcgtcgggagacgctgcctctcttcgtgggtcccgacgccccgtcgcgtccagtaccagaagctgc GTATGTTATTGGAGCATGA